CTGGTTTGAGAGGTCATGAAAGAGCGTGATAATGTCCTCTCTGATGCATGAAATCTCCTAAAGAGTGTTTCCAGTTGGTGTTTGGTCTTTTACCCTTGGTCCCACAACTACAATCACCAAACCCCTTTCTCATTCCCCTGGACCTGCATCCTATTCAACCTACGCTGTGTCCACCTCACGAGCCCCACCAGTGAGTCCTTTGTAACCTTGACAATCCAACGAAGAATCAGATGTTGGTAAAGCTCGCCGCGGTATTCGCGTCCGAACTCCAGCAACAGTGTTTTGACTCCTCTAGGGTCATCCTTATCTCCTTCAGCCACAATTGCGTCGATCTCCCGGAATCCCAGAGACATGAACAGACACTGGGACATGGGCGCAGCGCTGACACACTGAGGGATCCTGTCCATTCTTGAGAGGTCTCTAGCCCATGTTGCCAGCTGAGTGCCGTAGCCACGTCTCCAGTATGCCGGGTGAACGACTATCATGCTGATGGTGGAGTGTCTGTGGACTCTGTTTTTCCTTTTGGCGGTAGCAGAGAGAAGGCCCCACTCGTCATAGTGGCGTTGGTTTAAGTCTCGATTCAGGCTATGTGGAGTTGCGAGATAACAACCTGGGAGACGTGATGGTTAAAATGAGGTCCACATAAATGCAATTTGAGCTTCAATAGAAGTATATAGATATTTGGATGTGGCCACAGTGATTTGTTACCATAGACGAAAATTCCTGTTGAGATTTTGAGATAGGAGGAGTTAAAGAGGCAATGAATGCAATAAAAGCAGTGACGTTACCATTATTATTTTTCAATTTACCAACATGAGGAGAGCCTGGGTCGAGTTTAATGGAAATAACACCGACAATGACCCGTTCACCAGCCTTGGGAGCAGTCCAACCGGTGTTGTCCGGTATGATGGCAGctgtcttgttgttttcaTCGCACAAGTAAGCGTCCTCCCGGACTAGGACTATATGATCGTCGCTCTGGATGGCATCCAGGAATTGGGCGCGGTACGACTCGATTGTGTCTTCGGGGTACTTTGCATGATTGGGACGTTCCCACTCGAACAGAGGAGAGTATCGAAAAGCGGCAGTTGCCACGACGCTAATGCGAGGAACATCGTCGGGGCTTGCGATACGCAGGTGGCCCAGCGGAGGGAAATCCATGCGGCAAACAATGTCAAATGATCGTGAAAAACATGAAAATGAGAAAAATAAACTGGTCGGTTCCCATCTTGTTACAAATTAACTGTCTTTGTGTGCACTTATGAAGAAATTCCTTGTCGAGGATTACCATTCCACCAAATACAAACTTTGGAGACACAATAGGTAATAATGGCGAGGCTCCGGTCGATGAAGTGGGTTGaggtgggttgaggttgaggtcccGGTGGGTTGAGGCTCGTATACAGTGTTGCACCGTGCGAGCCTCGCGAGACCCAGAAGTCAACAAATGCCAGGTGCTTATTCTGGGGCCAATGAGAGTCAATCAGAGCTCGACCGGCGAAGGAGCTACCCCGCCCAGACGCTTTTATTGGCGAGCTTTTCTCACATATCATGGTCTGACCATTTTTAGTTCGGCCCTTGATGCTGGAAGTGTTTCTAGATACTACATGTACCAGTTTCTTATTGCGTTTAAGCCTCCCACCGGCACGTCACGTTCCACAGTTGCCAACTTCTGATCCTTACATTACCTGTTCGCAAATTCCAAAACCATGTCCGGCCACGGAGAGGGTCACGCCGGCCCAGAAACAAACGAATCAGACCCCGGCTTGGCGGCATCAGAATGTTTCGACTCCATGTTCGACTTTGAGCAGTGGGAGGCAGATCAAGAGGTTCGCTGGGAGTTGCATCAGGACCTTCAAGGCCTTTCAAGTCTCGCAAGTAGTGGCGACGAAGGTCTCAACATCACCTCGCTCACACCTCAGTCTTCGTCCATCGATTTCGATTTGGACGAACCCCTGCGGACTACTACACCCGTGTCAACGATAGTTCCTACAACAGTGTCGGCCAACATCGAAAGTTTGTCATGCCTTGGCGTTCCATCATGGGACTTCGTTTCGACACCCGACCATAATTCTATCTCTTTGCCATCGACCCATCTTGTTTACTCCCCTGACAGAGCCTCTGGAACTGATGGGGCCGAAGTACCCTTGAGGCAGCAGTCGCTCCCAAGCGGTTACTCAGGAGACTATAGCAACCAAACAACCGGGGATCACAATGCCTTCTCCAAAGACCCGTCAGTGGAAAGACAGAGcgatgttggggttggggttggttctTATGTCATCCGACCCAAACAAAGCCTGCCACACTCGAAGAAAGGTTCCCGGACAAAGTCACACCGCACTATCTCAACAAAGTCAATCCAGTTGACGACAGAGAATGTGACATCCTATGACTGTTCCATAGCTTTTAGGAGCATCCTGCCCAGACTCGACCCTCAAGGGACACCTTGCAACCACACTGAACCAGACGCCCAAGCTTCCAGTTCGATGCCACGTAAAGGAAAGCGCAAGCCCAACACAGACGAAGACCGcaagaagatcaagcttGTGAGGAGGATTGGTGCATGCTTACGATGTAGGATCTTCAAAGAAGCCGTGAGTTGCACTATGAGTCGATGGCAGATACGTGCTAACATCGGTGATAGTGTGATGAAAACGAGCCTTGCGGGCGATGTTTAATAGCTCTTGCCAACGCTAAAGTTTTTTCATTACCATGTTATAGAGAGCCACTGGAAAACGTCATTGCATTTCGGGCTGGAAATTCCAGGGCCGGAAAACTTCGCTCGGAGCCAATATCTATTAGATGGGCCGGTGATGACATAAGTCCGAGAGTCGTAGCGTTGTCATATCCGTTCAAGAAACAGGGCGCTGGGGCAGGATTAACAGTCACCATTAAATGTCGCAAGTTCGTACCTTACGAGTGGGATGTGATGGAAGAACCATGGTCTATTTCTCCAAAAAAGTCCATTCCTATGATATCAACACCATTTGCCTGTGTAAGTGCATTAGAGATCCGGTTATTTGTCAACGCTGACTGATTGAAACTCCAGTACGACGATGGTGCAAGcgtggctgctgttgca
The sequence above is a segment of the Podospora pseudocomata strain CBS 415.72m chromosome 2 map unlocalized CBS415.72m_2, whole genome shotgun sequence genome. Coding sequences within it:
- a CDS encoding uncharacterized protein (COG:S; EggNog:ENOG503P7HE), with translation MDFPPLGHLRIASPDDVPRISVVATAAFRYSPLFEWERPNHAKYPEDTIESYRAQFLDAIQSDDHIVLVREDAYLCDENNKTAAIIPDNTGWTAPKAGERVIVGVISIKLDPGSPHVGKLKNNNGCYLATPHSLNRDLNQRHYDEWGLLSATAKRKNRVHRHSTISMIVVHPAYWRRGYGTQLATWARDLSRMDRIPQCVSAAPMSQCLFMSLGFREIDAIVAEGDKDDPRGVKTLLLEFGREYRGELYQHLILRWIVKVTKDSLVGLVRWTQRRLNRMQVQGNEKGVW
- a CDS encoding uncharacterized protein (EggNog:ENOG503Q49R; COG:S), whose translation is MSGHGEGHAGPETNESDPGLAASECFDSMFDFEQWEADQEVRWELHQDLQGLSSLASSGDEGLNITSLTPQSSSIDFDLDEPLRTTTPVSTIVPTTVSANIESLSCLGVPSWDFVSTPDHNSISLPSTHLVYSPDRASGTDGAEVPLRQQSLPSGYSGDYSNQTTGDHNAFSKDPSVERQSDVGVGVGSYVIRPKQSLPHSKKGSRTKSHRTISTKSIQLTTENVTSYDCSIAFRSILPRLDPQGTPCNHTEPDAQASSSMPRKGKRKPNTDEDRKKIKLVRRIGACLRCRIFKEACDENEPCGRCLIALANAKVFSLPCYREPLENVIAFRAGNSRAGKLRSEPISIRWAGDDISPRVVALSYPFKKQGAGAGLTVTIKCRKFVPYEWDVMEEPWSISPKKSIPMISTPFACYDDGASVAAVARYIEATKAALLDESLDGILDDMIRLSTAEATRYCLKYRDSAVATAMNIRAASFFSRTKMIMTENNVLELPYFHNPHFLLNGGYPVPSMIDYQMDYMAITYMHGQMEVLVKQLKKLIFTKNQRKSWYEVYLTVFVLLQSLETVHARQIDIIRRYEPEGGEALSKARNIGTRMIEEWKYSARILIYHYRAVLKGMVPFAATWNDKHVAELRHDCGLDEEALQYARQMSGFIRTRFDSLRRLTKEGLDNDAVRPLAWIARLYIDDEVDSGKK